A segment of the Hymenobacter psoromatis genome:
GCTCCCGCATGTTTGAAGTAGAAGATGACAAAGAGTACCGGCAAATCTGGATGTTTCAACAGATTCGTTATCTAAAAGGACAAGGAATCATTGAAATAAAGCTGACAGAGAACATATTACCATACTTATTTGAACTCAAAGACAACTTCACCTCCTACACCCTAGCCGCTGCACTACGTCTTTCTAGCAAGTATGCTAAGCGTATCTACCAGTATTGCAGCCAGTGGAAAGACCTAGGCGAAACCAAGAAATATGACCTCCAAGATTTCAAAAAAATGCTCGGCTTGCTCGATGACAAGGGCAATGAGAAAATGAAGCAAATCAAAGAGTTAAGAGAAAGGGTGCTGGATATTGCTGTAAAACAAATCAACGAACACACCGAGCTGCACGTCAGCTACAAGCTCGAAAAGCGGGTAAGAACTTTCAAAAACGTCGTTTTCACGGTCAAGCCGCAAGCCCTGGCCCAAACCATCCCCTTCGACCTGGTAGCCACGGCTCAGGACTTGCCGGGCGTGCAGCAGAGCCACTACAACAACGCCGCCCGAATCCTCGACGAGTTGCGCATCACCGACCCCAAACACCGGCAAACCATCCTGAGCAGCGCCGCCCACGTCGCAGAGGTGAACCGCTACAACCACGACCTGAAAACGGGCAAGGTCAAGGCCTCCAGCAATCCTGGGGGGCTGCTACTGGTCAAGCTGGGCCTAGTCGCGGCCAAAACTGCCAAAGCTCCTACCGCCTAATTCGTACCTTTGCCCCGATGAAAATCACGCTCGAAATCCCCGATAACCGCGCTGACTTCCTGCTGGAACTGCTACGCAGCCTACCCTTCGTCAAGCTGCGGGGCCAGGCCGCTAAAGCCCCTGCTCAGGATGAAACCGCCTACCTGCTGTCCTCGCCGGCCAATGCCGAGCGGCTGTATGCAGCCCTCGAACGCGACCGCCGGGGCCAGCGGCAAGTCCACGAGCTACCGGACACGATATGACGCTGAGCTGGGATGATGCCGCCTGGGAGGATTTTCAGTACTGGCTTGACACGGACAAGGCCATAGCCCGCAAGATTCGGGCGCTGCTCAAAGAGTGCCTGCGCACACCTACCACGGGCACGGGCAAGCCCGAACTCCTCAAACACGACTTCGCCGGCTTCTGGTCGCGCCGCATCAGCGGGGAACACCGGCTGATT
Coding sequences within it:
- a CDS encoding Txe/YoeB family addiction module toxin; the protein is MTLSWDDAAWEDFQYWLDTDKAIARKIRALLKECLRTPTTGTGKPELLKHDFAGFWSRRISGEHRLIYRFEADLVYVLQCRFHYAK
- a CDS encoding replication initiation protein, with protein sequence SRMFEVEDDKEYRQIWMFQQIRYLKGQGIIEIKLTENILPYLFELKDNFTSYTLAAALRLSSKYAKRIYQYCSQWKDLGETKKYDLQDFKKMLGLLDDKGNEKMKQIKELRERVLDIAVKQINEHTELHVSYKLEKRVRTFKNVVFTVKPQALAQTIPFDLVATAQDLPGVQQSHYNNAARILDELRITDPKHRQTILSSAAHVAEVNRYNHDLKTGKVKASSNPGGLLLVKLGLVAAKTAKAPTA